The nucleotide window GAGAATGTCCACTGGATCGTCTCTGATTTGAAAGAAGTTTTGCAGTGCCCGCCCGGTCAAACCCGGGCGGGTCGAGGGTCCGTTCGGTCTATTTCAGCGAAACGCCGTAGCGCTCCTGCAACCAGCCAACCACAAATTCCTTGGCGCTACCTGGAACTTCCGTTGCACTCTTCAGTGCGCCGTCGGCTTCTGTACCGGTCATTTGCGGATATTTTCCGAGGCGACCCGACGATATTTCGGCAAAGTCTCCACGTGCCTTTACGGTTTCAAAGGCTTTTGAATAGGTGTCGATCGCTTCCTGAGACGCGCCGTTTGGAAGAAACACCATTTTTTGCGCCGGGAATCCGGCGATGAAGAAGGCTTTCCAGGCATCCCATTTGGCACCCGAGGTTTCACATCCTTCAGTTGCTTCACAGACTTCCTTGAATGTCGGCATTTCCGGGAAGGTCGGATCACGGACAATGTTGCCTTCTGCATCCAACGCACCCCAACTCATCATCGGGACAGCAGTGCCGGCTTCGACCAACGGTGTAACGCCTTTCAGATAGGAGGAAGACGTCTGGTAGTCGATATTCGCCTCACCGCGTTCGAACATCAGACGACCATCGCCGCGGCCTTTGATGCCGAAGACAGGCTCCACGTTCAAACCGAGCATTTCCCAGGCTAGCAAGGGGACAAGATCGAGCCGGGTTGCTCCTTGTGAGCCGTAAATGAAGTCTGTTTCACGAAGCGCACTGGCATCGTTTCCATTCATTTTTCCGGCAAGGTCTGGCGGCAAATAGGCGACACCGCCGGTTCCAGACGCCAGAACAACGTTCCAATCCTTGTACTCATAACGAACGCGAGGGTCTCCGAGCAGATACGGAAACTGGGTCGAGCCGGAGGAACCGAAAATCACAGTGCCTTCGCTGTCGCCGAATTTCTGGTTCTGAAACCAGTTGGCTCCCTTGGTGGAACCGGCACCAGGCATGAATTTGACAACGACCGTCGGAGTACCGGGCAGCGCTTCGCTCAACAAGGGCGCATAGAAGTTTGCCCATTTTGCCGAACCACCTGTCTCTGAGAACGGGATTACCCATTCCACGGTTTTCCCCGCCAGATCAAGACCTTCGGCAATCGCTTGCGCTGGAACCATAGTACCGGCTGCGCACATGACACTCAGCGCGAGCTTGCGCGCTAGTTTATTTAGAACCATTTTCTCCTCCCAATGGCGCAGTCAATCTGGTTTGAACTGCTGCGCGTTCAGACCGCCCGAAAAGCGGCTTGATGCATCCAGATTTCCCTGCGAAGCTTGCAGCAAGCTTTCATCGAAAAGAAAAAACATGCGGATCGCGCTGGTCGAAGATAATGTGAGCCTCGCCAAAGGCATAGCCTACCAATTGCGGGATGCCGGGCACTCTGTGGACATTCTCCATGACGGAGAAGATGCCGAGTTCTTCCTGAAACAGGAAGATGGAGACCTGATCATTCTTGATATCAACTTGCCGGGCAAGAGCGGGCTTGAGCTTCTGGCTGAACTCCGGGAACGAGACGACCCTCGTCCTGTCATTCTGTTGACTGCGCGATCAGATACGCAGGATCGGGTTCTTGGACTTGACGCAGGTGCGGATGACTATCTCGTCAAGCCATTCGAGATGGAAGAACTCGCTGCACGCATTCGTGCGCTAGGCCGGCGCAAAGCCACCGCACCCCGGCAACTTGAAGATGTTGGCGCACTCAAATTCGATATCGGTTCGATGCAGCTTCTCGATGGGGATGAGGTCCTGGAAGTTCCAAGGAGAGAACTTGCGCTGCTGGCCGCACTCTTGAACGCCAATGGCCGCACTGTCTCCAAGGCCAGCCTGCTCGATCAGCTATACGGAGCTGGCAGCGAAACCGATGAAAAGGTCATTGAAGTCTATGTCTCTCGCCTGCGCAAAAGGCTGAGCCCACACGGCGTCAATATCCACGTTCACAGAGGTATCGGCTATTCCTTGAACAGGGCCACATCATGAAGAGGTCGTACTCTCTTCGCATCCGTCTGACCCTAATCATTCTCATCCCCCTCCTCTTCGTTGCCGGTGCTGCGGGGTTCTGGCAGCTGAACAATGCACGACTAACTGCTGGAGACGTGTTCGACAGAAGCCTGCAATCAGCCGCACTTGCTGTATCCAATGACGTCGCCCTTTCCAGCGGCGATGCGCTAGGGGTCGAAACGCGCAGGATCCTTGCCGACACCTCCGGCGGGCGCGTTTACTATCATGTCTATGCACCCGACGGTGTCATTGTTGCGGGATATGCGACGCCACCAGCAGGCATTCCAACCGCGACGGACGGAGACCTCAATGCGGTATACTTCAACGGCGAGTATCTGGGTCGCGAAGTCCGTGGTTATCGCATGCGTACCCATATGCAAGTGGATGGATTTAGCGGGGTGTTCACAACGACCGTCTGGCAGGATGTCAGGATCCGCTCAACCTTTGTTCGCGCGCTGATATTGCGATCCCTCGTCGTGATTTCGTCGATTATCCTGTCTCTTGCACTTATCGTTTGGTTCGGCGTCAGGATCGGGCTGAGGCCCTTGAACGATCTGCAGCAAGCAATTGACCTTAGATCCGGCGATGACTTGAAAGCGATCCAACGCGCGGTTCCAGCGGAAGTGAAAGGCATTGTGCGAACGCTCAACCGGTTGCTTGGCCAGGTTTCCGATGCGATGGCAACGCAAGGTGAATTCATTTCAAATGCGGCTCATCAACTTCGCAATCCCCTGGCCGGTGTGCTGGCGCTGGCCGAATCCGTCCGCTCGGCAAGATCAGAAGTTGCTATGCGAGAGCGCGCCGAAGATCTCGTAAAGGCAGCAAAAGAGACAAGCCAGCTTGCGCAAAAACTTCTGACCTATGAGCGCGCAAAGTCCATAAGTCCGGCGTCGGAGAAGGAAATCTTTTCTCTGCGGGATCTGCTCAATGAACTTGTCTTGGAATTTCAAGCAGTGCCGCATCGTGGCATCGAAATTGACGCTTCACTGGGTGATGAGGTTCTGGAAATAACAGCTGACAGGACGATGGTACGTGAGGCCGTTGCCAATCTGATTGACAACGCATTGAAGCATGGAGGGCCGAAGCTCTCCCGGATATCGGTATCTTGCGAGAGCAATGAGGCTGCTGTGTCCATATCGGTCGAGGACGACGGACGAGGTTTGAACCAGGAAGAAATCCAAACAGCTTTGCAACGTTTCGGGCAAGTGTCAGCAAATAGTGACGGCAGCGGTCTTGGGTTGCCAATTGTTGTTCGGGTTGCTGAACGCCACGGCGGATCATTGGAACTCACAACAGGCGAACCGGGTCTAAAAGCTCGGATTTCGTTGCCGGCTGGCTTTACCGGTAAGCACTAGTTCAATTCTTCAATTTGTGCGCTTGCGCTGCGCCTCCCTGATCAGCGCGGCAAGTCGATAGAAGCCATGCGCCATTTTCGTATACGGAGTGAGAAGAAAAAAACTCAGAACAGAGCCCAAGTGAATTGCAAGGAGCAAAGGCATCAGACTTGTGCTGCCCATTGCGTAAAGCAACAATCCAGTCAACGCGACCAGCAATAGAAGTGCGACAAAACCCATTTCTCCACCCCAGGCGGACGGCGCTCCCAGGTTCTTGTCTGCTTTCAACTTTAATGCCATCAGCCAAAGAGATCCCGCGACCATCAATATGCCACCGGGCAATCCAAGTAGTTTTGGTAACGACCAAATTGGATACGGTGCGGGCATATCAAACGCGTAGTGCAGAATGGTCGCGGCAGAAGTTGAGGCGAAACAAAGCAGAAAGCCGTACATGACTGCCTGGTGAGCAAGACGTCGGGACTGGCTGAACCTGTCTTCGTCTTCAAAATTGCATCCATCACCATGACCGCCTGCCAGGTTTTTCATTCGGGCCGCAGACCCAAAAGCCTCAACGATATGCGAAAGCCTCACAGGTTCTCCGTTCGTTGCGCTCCAGTATCGCCGCATGCTGATGGCGAGGCTGAAAAGAGGAAATACGAACGCAGGAAGAAAGATCGAGACCATGGCCGTATGTGACAGGACTGCATAGAACCCCTCACCTCCTGCTGATCCGAGCGTGCGAATGGTCAGAAAGAAGACGGAGAAGCAAAGAACAGATGCAATGGCAATCATCAAACCGCTGCTTTGGAAGCGTTTCGCGAACGCTTCAGGCCACGCGAAGTGTTCCCAACTCTCCTGACGTACCTCTGCCAGGGCCTTGGGGAGATTTAGATCGAACTCGTGCGGGGATGTATACTGACAGGCGTAGTAACAG belongs to Roseibium porphyridii and includes:
- a CDS encoding tricarboxylate transporter, whose translation is MVLNKLARKLALSVMCAAGTMVPAQAIAEGLDLAGKTVEWVIPFSETGGSAKWANFYAPLLSEALPGTPTVVVKFMPGAGSTKGANWFQNQKFGDSEGTVIFGSSGSTQFPYLLGDPRVRYEYKDWNVVLASGTGGVAYLPPDLAGKMNGNDASALRETDFIYGSQGATRLDLVPLLAWEMLGLNVEPVFGIKGRGDGRLMFERGEANIDYQTSSSYLKGVTPLVEAGTAVPMMSWGALDAEGNIVRDPTFPEMPTFKEVCEATEGCETSGAKWDAWKAFFIAGFPAQKMVFLPNGASQEAIDTYSKAFETVKARGDFAEISSGRLGKYPQMTGTEADGALKSATEVPGSAKEFVVGWLQERYGVSLK
- a CDS encoding response regulator transcription factor — protein: MRIALVEDNVSLAKGIAYQLRDAGHSVDILHDGEDAEFFLKQEDGDLIILDINLPGKSGLELLAELRERDDPRPVILLTARSDTQDRVLGLDAGADDYLVKPFEMEELAARIRALGRRKATAPRQLEDVGALKFDIGSMQLLDGDEVLEVPRRELALLAALLNANGRTVSKASLLDQLYGAGSETDEKVIEVYVSRLRKRLSPHGVNIHVHRGIGYSLNRATS
- a CDS encoding sensor histidine kinase gives rise to the protein MKRSYSLRIRLTLIILIPLLFVAGAAGFWQLNNARLTAGDVFDRSLQSAALAVSNDVALSSGDALGVETRRILADTSGGRVYYHVYAPDGVIVAGYATPPAGIPTATDGDLNAVYFNGEYLGREVRGYRMRTHMQVDGFSGVFTTTVWQDVRIRSTFVRALILRSLVVISSIILSLALIVWFGVRIGLRPLNDLQQAIDLRSGDDLKAIQRAVPAEVKGIVRTLNRLLGQVSDAMATQGEFISNAAHQLRNPLAGVLALAESVRSARSEVAMRERAEDLVKAAKETSQLAQKLLTYERAKSISPASEKEIFSLRDLLNELVLEFQAVPHRGIEIDASLGDEVLEITADRTMVREAVANLIDNALKHGGPKLSRISVSCESNEAAVSISVEDDGRGLNQEEIQTALQRFGQVSANSDGSGLGLPIVVRVAERHGGSLELTTGEPGLKARISLPAGFTGKH
- the tcuB gene encoding tricarballylate utilization 4Fe-4S protein TcuB, translated to MQTDFLQEARRQAEICNACRYCEGYCSVFPALHSERVFSDGDLTQLANLCHNCRGCYYACQYTSPHEFDLNLPKALAEVRQESWEHFAWPEAFAKRFQSSGLMIAIASVLCFSVFFLTIRTLGSAGGEGFYAVLSHTAMVSIFLPAFVFPLFSLAISMRRYWSATNGEPVRLSHIVEAFGSAARMKNLAGGHGDGCNFEDEDRFSQSRRLAHQAVMYGFLLCFASTSAATILHYAFDMPAPYPIWSLPKLLGLPGGILMVAGSLWLMALKLKADKNLGAPSAWGGEMGFVALLLLVALTGLLLYAMGSTSLMPLLLAIHLGSVLSFFLLTPYTKMAHGFYRLAALIREAQRKRTN